Proteins co-encoded in one Haladaptatus sp. ZSTT2 genomic window:
- a CDS encoding YbaK/EbsC family protein — MHERASQFAARAAEEYGFEVDVHEFPEGTKTAADAADAIGCAVAQIASSIAVIADGDLIVVVTSGANRVDFEKVADLQEVPEGTVRMANADEIKETLGWSIGGVPPFCHSTRVPVYLDETLLSHDQVWAAAGTPQTVFPIDPDTLTSFSEATVADVRT, encoded by the coding sequence ATGCACGAACGCGCCTCCCAGTTCGCGGCTCGCGCCGCAGAAGAGTACGGGTTCGAGGTTGATGTTCACGAGTTCCCTGAGGGGACGAAAACCGCAGCAGATGCCGCAGACGCCATTGGCTGTGCCGTTGCCCAGATTGCAAGCAGTATCGCCGTCATCGCAGACGGCGACCTCATCGTCGTCGTCACGTCCGGCGCAAACCGGGTTGATTTCGAAAAAGTCGCTGACTTACAGGAAGTTCCAGAAGGGACAGTCAGGATGGCAAATGCAGACGAGATAAAGGAGACGCTTGGCTGGTCTATCGGTGGCGTGCCGCCGTTTTGCCATTCGACGCGCGTTCCGGTGTATCTCGATGAGACGTTGCTCAGCCACGACCAGGTGTGGGCAGCGGCGGGGACGCCACAGACGGTGTTTCCAATCGACCCGGACACGCTGACGTCGTTTTCTGAGGCCACAGTCGCGGACGTTCGAACGTAG
- a CDS encoding DUF7504 family protein — MPGEGGTGLTETTAITQALAALKRRGSSILLVGSGCDSAHHHACQRLLGDDPTASRRRLFVFTDSPIDVDRRLPSGNWGPDSLKVINSAVLTRSASAATANTATSVPTTTVDERDLAGLGRAISADIETFELLSDGLDPAELRLCVDSLVPLLADHDDESVFSFLHALEGELHRVSGMGHFHLPLAYDSEAVQLIEPLFDAVIETRCEGDDEYQRWHLEDGSLTTDWLAL; from the coding sequence ATGCCGGGAGAGGGAGGAACTGGTCTGACGGAGACGACGGCCATCACGCAGGCACTTGCCGCGCTAAAGCGCAGAGGGAGCAGCATTTTGCTCGTCGGTTCTGGGTGTGACAGCGCCCACCACCACGCGTGTCAGCGCTTGCTGGGTGACGATCCCACAGCATCCCGTCGCAGACTGTTCGTATTCACAGACAGCCCGATTGATGTAGACCGCCGCCTCCCAAGTGGAAACTGGGGACCAGATTCGCTCAAGGTGATCAATTCCGCGGTGCTCACCCGGAGTGCCAGCGCGGCGACCGCGAACACCGCCACGTCCGTTCCGACGACGACGGTTGACGAGCGCGACCTAGCTGGCCTCGGTCGCGCCATCTCTGCGGACATCGAAACGTTCGAGCTGCTCTCCGATGGCCTCGACCCGGCCGAACTTCGCCTGTGTGTCGACTCGCTCGTCCCGCTGCTCGCGGACCACGACGACGAATCCGTCTTCTCGTTTCTCCACGCGCTCGAAGGCGAACTCCACCGCGTGAGCGGCATGGGCCACTTCCACCTGCCACTCGCCTACGACTCTGAAGCCGTCCAACTCATCGAACCGCTGTTCGACGCCGTCATCGAGACGCGCTGTGAAGGCGACGACGAATACCAGCGCTGGCACTTAGAAGACGGCAGCCTCACGACCGACTGGCTCGCGCTGTAA
- the trxA gene encoding thioredoxin translates to MSDSSSTDDIDAIRQKKAEELQANAQAAESPSEPIHIESTEHLQEIVDSHDVVLVDFYADWCGPCKMLEPTMEELAAEGAATIVKVDVDEHQNLAQSNGVQGIPTLLLYAHGEQAKRLVGVQDKATLSSLIEEVA, encoded by the coding sequence ATGAGCGATTCCTCAAGTACCGACGACATCGACGCCATTCGCCAGAAGAAAGCAGAAGAACTGCAGGCAAACGCACAGGCCGCTGAGTCTCCGTCAGAACCAATCCACATCGAGAGCACCGAACACCTACAGGAGATTGTAGACAGCCACGACGTCGTGCTCGTTGACTTCTACGCCGACTGGTGTGGTCCGTGTAAAATGCTCGAACCGACGATGGAAGAACTCGCCGCAGAAGGCGCGGCGACCATCGTGAAGGTGGACGTCGATGAACACCAGAACCTCGCCCAGTCGAACGGCGTCCAGGGGATTCCAACCCTCCTGCTCTACGCCCACGGCGAACAGGCAAAGCGACTCGTCGGCGTCCAAGACAAGGCAACGCTCTCCTCGCTCATCGAGGAAGTCGCCTAA
- a CDS encoding DUF368 domain-containing protein, translating into MSDSRIPGGELFSIYLKGFFMGAADTVPGVSGGTIALITGIYERLISAITELDAAAIANVFRLHTADGRAAFRDDLLRMDVFFLVALGAGILTALITLSRIVETALVEYPTFTFAFFFGLIAASAIVLYNHVNVNTPARLAVAVVGFAFAFLVSGASSSGGLPNTLPFAFVAGAVAITAMILPGISGSFLLLLMGQYEFMLGTLRRFVDGLIGIARGGALDLVIEPATTVVVFGVGAVVGLFSIAHVIRWALSNYRAATLTFLVSLMVGALRLPAAEVLANGTFESALSIGAVVFIAIVGGAAVLALDWYTDDLEYA; encoded by the coding sequence ATGAGTGACTCTCGGATTCCCGGCGGGGAGCTGTTTTCGATCTACTTGAAAGGCTTTTTCATGGGCGCTGCGGACACGGTGCCCGGCGTTTCGGGCGGCACGATTGCGCTCATCACTGGGATTTACGAACGGCTCATCAGCGCCATCACGGAACTCGACGCTGCGGCGATTGCGAACGTGTTTCGCCTCCACACCGCAGATGGCCGCGCGGCGTTCCGCGACGACCTGCTCCGCATGGACGTGTTCTTCCTCGTCGCGCTCGGCGCGGGCATTCTGACGGCACTCATCACGCTCTCGCGCATCGTTGAAACCGCGCTCGTGGAGTATCCGACGTTCACGTTCGCGTTCTTCTTCGGGCTGATTGCCGCCTCGGCCATCGTCCTCTACAACCACGTCAACGTGAACACGCCCGCGCGCCTCGCCGTCGCCGTCGTCGGCTTTGCGTTCGCGTTTCTCGTCTCGGGCGCATCGAGCAGCGGCGGCCTACCGAACACGCTCCCGTTCGCGTTCGTCGCCGGTGCCGTCGCCATCACCGCCATGATTCTGCCCGGCATTTCGGGGTCGTTCTTGCTGTTGCTCATGGGCCAGTACGAGTTCATGCTCGGCACGCTTCGCCGGTTCGTTGACGGCCTCATCGGCATCGCTCGCGGTGGTGCCCTCGACCTGGTCATCGAACCCGCCACGACCGTCGTCGTGTTCGGCGTGGGCGCAGTCGTGGGGCTCTTTTCTATCGCCCACGTCATCCGATGGGCGCTCTCGAACTACCGCGCGGCGACGCTTACGTTCCTCGTGAGTTTGATGGTCGGCGCGCTTCGCCTGCCAGCAGCGGAGGTCCTCGCAAACGGCACGTTCGAGTCGGCGCTCTCGATTGGTGCGGTCGTGTTTATCGCCATCGTCGGTGGGGCGGCCGTGCTGGCGCTCGACTGGTACACCGACGACCTCGAATACGCCTGA
- a CDS encoding universal stress protein, with translation MYNTILVPTDGSEQAARAVEHGMKLAEQYDATLHTMFVVDTRRYGDPTLSSTELIVEEMEDVGTDLVTDIEQRATDRGLAVVSRVCHGVPDEEIVAYATEINADIIVLGAHGKKRANRIPIGSVAERVVRTADRPVLTT, from the coding sequence ATGTACAACACAATACTCGTTCCAACCGATGGCAGTGAGCAGGCAGCCCGTGCCGTAGAACACGGCATGAAACTCGCAGAACAGTACGACGCGACGCTTCACACGATGTTCGTCGTCGATACCCGACGCTACGGTGACCCGACGCTCAGCAGCACCGAACTCATCGTAGAGGAGATGGAAGATGTCGGAACCGACCTCGTCACCGACATTGAACAGCGCGCCACCGACCGCGGACTGGCTGTCGTCTCACGCGTCTGCCACGGCGTCCCCGACGAAGAAATCGTCGCCTACGCCACGGAGATCAATGCGGACATCATTGTGCTCGGCGCACACGGCAAAAAGCGTGCAAATCGCATACCGATTGGGAGCGTCGCAGAGCGGGTCGTCCGCACCGCAGACCGTCCGGTGCTTACGACGTAG
- a CDS encoding DUF4330 domain-containing protein, giving the protein MPLLDSDGNLFGLVNIIDAFVILLVIAVVGAGGALVLGDDAADPATNNTTATPTPTPTATPQNQTNNTTAPPPTENVSVVYRLESVPKYLLEPIEEGPVNATDSLVEVEAIEVISETNETVTAELTVETTLTMKDELRYYNGERIYVGKRVTLDFGDVVVKPTVIRFA; this is encoded by the coding sequence ATGCCACTTCTCGATTCGGACGGGAATCTCTTCGGGCTCGTGAATATTATCGACGCGTTCGTCATCCTCCTCGTGATTGCGGTGGTCGGCGCGGGTGGCGCGCTCGTGCTGGGCGACGACGCGGCAGACCCCGCCACGAACAACACCACCGCCACACCGACGCCAACGCCGACAGCAACGCCGCAGAATCAAACGAATAACACGACTGCGCCGCCACCGACCGAGAACGTGAGCGTCGTCTACCGGCTCGAAAGCGTCCCAAAATACCTGCTCGAACCGATAGAAGAAGGGCCAGTCAACGCCACCGATTCGCTCGTCGAAGTCGAAGCTATCGAGGTTATTTCAGAGACGAACGAGACGGTCACGGCTGAGCTGACGGTCGAAACCACGCTCACGATGAAAGACGAGTTGCGCTACTACAACGGCGAGCGCATCTATGTCGGCAAGCGGGTCACCCTCGACTTCGGCGATGTCGTGGTGAAACCAACGGTCATTCGCTTTGCCTAA
- a CDS encoding acetate--CoA ligase family protein, which yields MGTLSTLFAPERIAVVGATERTGSVGRAITENLLADFSGETIPVNPRADTVCGVESYESIATVPGIIDLAVVVVPPTIAVEVVREAATAGVENVVVITAGFSETGGEGAAREQELTAVADEFDLNLVGPNSLGIISTGVGMNATFGPDNALPGSISFMSQSGAFITAVLDWANDRDIGFRDVVSLGNKAVLSEADFIREWGDDEGTEVIMGYLEAIEDGEGFIEAAREVTKDTPIVLVKSGRTEAGARAASSHTGAIAGSERAYKTGLEQAGVLRVETVQDLFDFAGILNGQPLPERGDVAIVTNAGGPGVMTTDAVGDSSLSLASFSQETLAALTETMPEEANIHNPIDVIGDADIERFETAIDHALADDRVGCAVLLTCPTAVLDFDAFAERVVALQAEHETPMAVCLMGGDSTREAATRLNSAGIPTYFDPARAVRSLDVLWSYKQIREREYVPPKSFDVDRERARELLDAAAERGQPQLGVEALDLLSAYGIQTPTGTVVDSPADAVSAAQDIGDPEVVMKIVSPDIPHKSDIGGVKVGVPLEDVYDAYEDLITRAREYQPDATILGVQVQELVARAEATETIVGMNRDPQFGPLVMFGLGGIFVEVLEDATFRVAPVSERDATSMLDEIKTAPLLRGARGRKPVDQQALAETIQRLSQLVTDFPEILELDINPLLATPEGATALDLRLTIDQ from the coding sequence ATGGGAACGCTATCGACACTGTTTGCACCCGAGCGAATCGCGGTGGTTGGTGCGACCGAGCGCACCGGGTCAGTCGGCCGTGCCATCACCGAAAACTTGCTCGCAGACTTTAGCGGCGAGACCATCCCGGTCAACCCGCGCGCCGACACCGTCTGCGGCGTGGAAAGTTACGAGAGCATCGCAACCGTCCCCGGAATAATCGACCTCGCCGTCGTCGTCGTGCCGCCGACCATCGCCGTCGAGGTGGTGAGAGAGGCGGCGACGGCGGGTGTCGAGAACGTCGTCGTCATCACGGCGGGCTTCTCTGAGACCGGCGGCGAGGGTGCGGCGCGCGAGCAAGAACTCACGGCCGTCGCGGACGAGTTCGACCTCAACCTCGTTGGCCCGAACAGCCTCGGTATCATCTCGACCGGTGTGGGGATGAACGCCACCTTCGGTCCGGATAACGCGCTTCCCGGCTCTATCTCGTTTATGAGTCAATCGGGGGCGTTCATCACGGCCGTTCTCGACTGGGCGAACGACCGCGACATCGGCTTTCGCGACGTGGTTTCACTCGGCAACAAAGCCGTCCTCTCGGAGGCGGATTTCATCCGCGAGTGGGGCGACGACGAGGGGACGGAGGTCATCATGGGCTACTTAGAAGCCATCGAAGACGGCGAGGGGTTCATCGAGGCGGCCCGCGAGGTGACCAAAGACACGCCAATCGTCCTCGTGAAATCGGGGCGTACCGAGGCGGGGGCGCGCGCGGCCTCCTCGCACACCGGCGCAATCGCCGGCAGCGAGCGAGCCTACAAAACCGGCCTCGAACAGGCTGGCGTCCTCCGCGTCGAGACGGTTCAAGACCTGTTCGACTTTGCGGGGATATTGAATGGTCAACCGCTCCCCGAACGCGGAGACGTAGCGATTGTCACGAATGCTGGCGGCCCCGGCGTGATGACGACCGACGCGGTGGGGGACTCCTCGCTCTCGCTTGCCTCGTTCTCACAGGAGACGCTCGCTGCGCTCACAGAGACGATGCCCGAAGAAGCGAACATCCACAACCCAATCGACGTGATTGGCGACGCCGATATCGAGCGCTTCGAGACGGCTATCGACCACGCGCTCGCAGACGACCGTGTCGGCTGTGCAGTGCTCTTGACGTGCCCAACGGCCGTCCTCGATTTCGACGCGTTCGCAGAGCGCGTCGTCGCCCTGCAAGCAGAACACGAGACGCCGATGGCTGTGTGTCTCATGGGCGGCGATTCGACGCGCGAAGCCGCCACGCGGCTGAACAGCGCGGGAATTCCGACCTACTTCGACCCGGCGCGCGCCGTTCGCAGTCTCGACGTGCTCTGGTCGTACAAACAGATTCGAGAGCGCGAGTACGTGCCACCGAAATCGTTCGATGTAGACCGCGAGCGCGCCCGCGAACTCCTCGATGCAGCGGCCGAACGCGGCCAGCCACAACTCGGCGTCGAAGCCTTAGACCTGCTCTCAGCCTACGGGATTCAGACGCCGACGGGGACAGTCGTAGACTCGCCCGCAGACGCCGTCTCCGCCGCACAGGACATCGGTGACCCGGAAGTCGTCATGAAAATCGTCAGCCCGGACATCCCACACAAATCCGACATCGGCGGCGTGAAAGTCGGCGTCCCGCTCGAAGACGTGTACGACGCCTACGAAGACCTCATCACTCGCGCACGGGAGTATCAACCCGACGCGACGATTCTTGGGGTCCAAGTCCAAGAGCTGGTGGCCCGTGCGGAGGCGACCGAAACCATCGTCGGGATGAACCGCGACCCGCAGTTCGGCCCGCTCGTCATGTTCGGGCTTGGCGGTATCTTCGTGGAAGTCTTAGAAGACGCCACTTTCCGTGTCGCCCCCGTGAGCGAGCGCGACGCGACGTCGATGCTCGATGAAATCAAGACTGCACCGCTCCTGCGTGGGGCCCGCGGTCGCAAACCCGTAGACCAGCAGGCGCTCGCAGAGACCATCCAGCGGCTCTCACAGCTCGTGACCGACTTCCCCGAGATTCTCGAACTCGACATCAACCCGCTGCTCGCCACGCCCGAGGGGGCAACGGCACTCGACCTCAGACTCACTATCGACCAATGA
- a CDS encoding universal stress protein, whose protein sequence is MYDVILVPTDGSDAARRAGTYAIDLATETGASLHVVYVVDESAATLLFSSQKLSDMLKAFTEAGEQAVGEIADAAQEAGVEATTEIVRGIHINEAIVSAAERADVDLIVMGTYGARGIEQLLGSTTTRVLSHSQIPVLAVPAGETE, encoded by the coding sequence ATGTATGACGTGATTCTCGTGCCGACTGACGGAAGCGACGCCGCCCGAAGAGCGGGCACGTACGCCATCGACCTCGCAACCGAAACCGGTGCGAGCCTCCACGTCGTGTACGTCGTAGACGAAAGCGCAGCCACACTGTTGTTCAGTTCACAGAAACTCAGCGACATGCTCAAAGCGTTCACCGAAGCGGGCGAGCAAGCCGTCGGAGAAATCGCTGACGCGGCTCAGGAGGCGGGCGTCGAGGCGACCACAGAAATCGTCCGCGGCATTCACATCAACGAGGCCATCGTCTCTGCGGCAGAGCGTGCCGACGTGGACCTCATCGTCATGGGAACCTACGGCGCACGAGGCATCGAACAACTGCTCGGCAGTACGACGACGCGCGTGCTCTCACACTCACAGATTCCGGTGTTGGCGGTTCCGGCGGGCGAAACCGAATAG
- a CDS encoding DUF393 domain-containing protein, which translates to MAAIALKRLDTVVAISWYDDAAQQFLDAQFGTTPFAMVLVDQQARQVYAGKAAAKELASRAGMPKLAGNLVRDNYETIADLVGLASGRGRDPDDYHEQYDLTAKASNLFTALAAAATERPADVTA; encoded by the coding sequence ATGGCCGCGATTGCGCTGAAGCGACTCGACACCGTCGTCGCCATCTCGTGGTACGACGACGCCGCCCAACAGTTCCTCGACGCACAGTTCGGCACGACACCGTTTGCGATGGTGCTCGTAGACCAACAAGCGAGACAGGTGTATGCGGGCAAAGCCGCAGCAAAAGAACTTGCCTCGCGGGCGGGAATGCCGAAACTCGCCGGGAATCTCGTGCGCGACAACTACGAAACGATAGCCGACCTCGTTGGCCTCGCGAGCGGTCGGGGACGCGACCCGGACGACTATCACGAACAGTACGACCTGACTGCAAAAGCGAGCAACCTGTTTACCGCGCTTGCCGCGGCCGCCACCGAGCGTCCCGCAGACGTGACCGCTTAG
- a CDS encoding CNNM domain-containing protein — translation MSEVTTALRLVGGVALLLANAFFVTTEFAMTRVRQFSREEFSGPGLDKAWEMTDKLEIYLSGCQVGITISSVGLGVVAEPAVAAVFSGAFGLLGITSGGHTALSVVFALGMINIAHIVIGEQAPTYLGVERTKFVARYCAPMLYWWTKVMAPVIILSDKIAKGILRLFGVEIDRSWTDEEDGDGPSTRRELRSRVGDMLSEGDLTDERRREVMNALEIGKTPVHEVMVPRESIVTLSTTNSLAENLDIIAENPHGRFPLVGDSLEDFEGIVYVPALLQDIEAVTDGSITLESIASEPLSIDGRTAVSEVIDTFQAENQELAFVTEVPDAAADADDVTGSVVGLVTATDAFEAITGDLEDPLDKDATS, via the coding sequence ATGAGCGAGGTCACAACGGCCCTTCGACTGGTCGGTGGAGTGGCATTGTTGCTGGCGAACGCCTTTTTCGTGACGACTGAGTTCGCCATGACGCGGGTTCGTCAGTTCTCCCGTGAAGAGTTCTCCGGCCCCGGCCTCGACAAGGCGTGGGAGATGACCGACAAGCTGGAGATTTATCTCTCGGGCTGTCAAGTCGGCATCACCATTTCGAGCGTCGGCCTCGGCGTCGTCGCAGAACCAGCCGTCGCCGCCGTGTTCTCTGGCGCCTTTGGGCTCCTTGGTATCACTAGCGGCGGCCACACAGCGCTGTCGGTGGTGTTTGCCCTCGGGATGATTAACATCGCCCACATCGTCATCGGCGAGCAAGCGCCGACGTATCTCGGCGTCGAACGCACGAAGTTCGTCGCCCGCTACTGTGCGCCCATGCTCTACTGGTGGACGAAGGTGATGGCTCCCGTCATCATCCTCTCTGATAAGATTGCCAAAGGCATCCTTCGCCTGTTCGGCGTCGAAATCGACCGGTCATGGACGGACGAAGAAGACGGCGACGGCCCGAGTACGCGCCGCGAACTCAGGAGTCGCGTTGGCGACATGCTGTCTGAAGGCGACCTGACCGACGAGCGGCGCAGAGAGGTGATGAACGCCCTCGAAATCGGCAAAACCCCAGTTCACGAGGTGATGGTTCCCCGCGAGTCGATCGTGACGCTTTCGACCACCAATTCGCTCGCGGAGAATCTCGACATCATTGCAGAGAACCCACACGGGCGATTCCCACTCGTTGGCGACTCGCTCGAAGACTTCGAGGGCATCGTCTACGTTCCTGCCCTCCTCCAAGACATCGAAGCCGTGACCGACGGCTCGATCACCCTCGAATCGATTGCGTCAGAGCCGCTCTCTATCGATGGCCGCACCGCTGTGAGTGAGGTCATCGACACGTTCCAAGCAGAAAATCAGGAGCTCGCATTCGTCACTGAGGTGCCGGACGCCGCCGCGGACGCAGACGACGTGACTGGCTCCGTCGTTGGGCTGGTCACAGCTACGGACGCCTTCGAGGCGATTACGGGCGATTTAGAAGACCCTCTAGACAAGGACGCTACGTCGTAA
- a CDS encoding phosphotransacetylase family protein has product MNTLLITSTEESTGKTAIALALATLASAQGTAVGYMKPKGTRLQSNVGKILDEDPMLARDLLDSADDVAEMEPIVYSPTFIENAIRGREDPSALRDRVAENFAHLATDRDLMVVEGGGSYTTGGIIELTDADVADLLDANVLLLATYSEPGDVDDVLAAAESFGDRLGGVLFNAVKDADYDRVSTDVVPFLEGRGIPVYGVLPRKRELAGLTVADLAKELGAQVVTPDVPTDGYIERFAVGAMGAEAALSQFRRTKAAAMITGGDRTDIQTAALEAPGIMCLLLTGGFQPPGAVVGKAAERGVPILLMQTDTMTTIERAEDVIRSGRTRDEETVASMRHLLSTHADVDAMLR; this is encoded by the coding sequence ATGAACACACTGCTCATCACGTCAACCGAAGAAAGCACCGGCAAGACGGCCATCGCCCTCGCGCTCGCGACGCTCGCGTCCGCACAGGGCACGGCCGTTGGCTACATGAAACCCAAAGGCACGCGCCTCCAGTCGAACGTCGGGAAGATTCTCGACGAAGACCCGATGCTCGCCCGCGACCTGCTCGATTCCGCGGACGACGTAGCGGAGATGGAACCAATCGTCTATTCACCGACGTTCATCGAGAACGCCATCCGTGGGCGAGAAGACCCGAGCGCACTCAGAGACCGCGTCGCAGAGAACTTCGCCCACCTTGCCACAGACCGCGACCTGATGGTCGTCGAAGGCGGGGGAAGCTACACGACCGGCGGTATCATCGAACTGACCGACGCCGACGTGGCGGACCTCCTCGACGCGAACGTGCTGTTGCTTGCAACCTACAGCGAACCGGGCGACGTAGACGACGTACTCGCTGCAGCCGAGAGCTTTGGTGACCGACTCGGCGGCGTCCTGTTCAACGCCGTCAAGGACGCAGATTACGACCGCGTCTCGACGGACGTGGTGCCGTTTCTCGAAGGCCGTGGGATTCCCGTCTACGGCGTCCTCCCGCGAAAGCGTGAACTCGCCGGGCTCACCGTGGCCGACCTCGCCAAGGAACTCGGCGCACAGGTCGTGACGCCAGACGTGCCGACCGACGGCTACATCGAGCGGTTCGCCGTCGGTGCGATGGGCGCGGAAGCCGCGCTGAGCCAGTTCCGGCGGACGAAAGCGGCGGCGATGATTACCGGCGGCGACCGCACCGACATCCAGACGGCGGCGCTCGAAGCGCCGGGCATCATGTGTCTGTTGTTGACCGGTGGCTTCCAGCCACCGGGGGCGGTCGTTGGCAAGGCCGCAGAACGTGGGGTACCAATCTTGCTCATGCAGACGGACACGATGACGACCATCGAGCGCGCAGAAGACGTGATTCGCTCCGGGCGCACCCGCGACGAGGAAACCGTCGCGTCGATGCGCCACCTACTCTCGACACACGCAGACGTAGACGCAATGCTTCGGTGA
- a CDS encoding MFS transporter produces the protein MTDDRWLYAWGLGYAAVGAASLLIPLYALALGSNALLVGLMASTAAFAGVPGALLWGRLATRTGRRRPFVLVALAATALVLAVVPLITEPWLLLVANAALWFVVAAAAPVLNLIVVDGVPDIEWDDRIARLNEVQGFGWLLGLVTGAGWMALAGSRLSQVEAQQLFFSVIAATTFVAFLLARHWYPEPSMVSRDRFLRVYRTLGRGGWGAGRYVRAIPYGPSRIYWGLASFNARRFSNRGTSALGTYLFAAVVFFIGFSVYFGPLPAYLTGLHYSTDQIFILFVVNSAGSAVFYGRVGKLATKWESHRLQTSALGARTLLFPGVALVGGIGALAGFSGLLALFAIIGVTWAIIAVTATSIVTRLAPPAVRGEALGAYTALSSVGGGIGSALGGALADSMGYTVTFGVAAGLVLVGAGLVAAGQAGVIGTENVFSDSV, from the coding sequence ATGACCGACGACCGTTGGCTCTACGCGTGGGGGCTGGGCTACGCCGCAGTCGGAGCCGCATCACTGTTGATTCCGCTGTACGCGCTCGCACTCGGGAGCAACGCACTCCTCGTCGGCTTGATGGCCTCAACCGCCGCGTTTGCCGGCGTCCCGGGGGCCCTGCTCTGGGGACGACTCGCCACCCGAACCGGGCGGCGGCGGCCGTTCGTTCTCGTCGCGCTCGCCGCCACGGCCCTCGTCCTCGCCGTCGTGCCACTCATCACCGAACCGTGGCTGCTGCTGGTCGCGAACGCTGCCCTCTGGTTCGTTGTCGCCGCGGCGGCCCCGGTACTCAACCTCATTGTCGTAGACGGCGTCCCCGACATCGAATGGGACGACCGCATCGCCCGGTTAAACGAAGTACAGGGCTTCGGCTGGCTCCTCGGACTCGTCACCGGAGCCGGCTGGATGGCGCTCGCCGGCAGCCGACTTTCACAGGTCGAAGCCCAGCAACTGTTTTTCTCGGTCATCGCGGCCACGACGTTCGTCGCGTTTCTGCTCGCTCGTCACTGGTACCCAGAACCCTCGATGGTGAGCCGTGACCGGTTTCTTCGCGTCTATCGAACCCTCGGACGCGGCGGGTGGGGGGCCGGTCGGTACGTTCGTGCAATTCCTTATGGCCCCTCTCGCATCTACTGGGGGTTGGCGTCGTTCAACGCACGCCGCTTTTCTAACCGAGGGACCTCCGCGCTCGGGACGTACCTGTTCGCCGCCGTCGTTTTCTTCATTGGCTTTTCCGTGTACTTCGGGCCGCTCCCGGCGTACCTCACCGGCCTTCACTACTCGACCGACCAAATTTTCATCCTGTTCGTCGTGAACAGCGCCGGGTCTGCAGTGTTCTACGGCCGGGTAGGGAAACTCGCCACCAAGTGGGAGTCCCATCGGCTGCAGACGAGCGCCCTCGGCGCGCGCACCCTCCTCTTTCCCGGCGTGGCGCTCGTCGGCGGTATCGGTGCGCTGGCCGGTTTCTCGGGGCTGCTCGCGCTGTTCGCCATCATCGGCGTCACGTGGGCGATAATCGCCGTCACCGCGACCAGTATCGTCACGCGACTCGCCCCGCCAGCGGTACGGGGAGAGGCACTCGGCGCGTACACCGCCCTGTCGAGTGTCGGCGGCGGCATCGGGAGCGCCCTCGGAGGCGCGCTCGCGGATTCAATGGGGTACACCGTCACCTTCGGCGTGGCCGCGGGGCTCGTTCTCGTTGGTGCTGGACTCGTCGCCGCTGGACAGGCAGGCGTGATTGGCACGGAAAACGTGTTCAGCGACAGCGTGTAA
- a CDS encoding bifunctional nuclease family protein, protein MTHRAVVRGVGVSVGNEGSGAPAVVLEVRGELLPIYVSADQAQSMQLAMRGRQFERPLTHDLLVDMVAEFGGAIDQVRIDDLADGTFFAKIDAEQYVGGEGRELVFDARPSDAIAIALRADCPIFVSDAVVDRAGYQPEEFSLQGFDEFD, encoded by the coding sequence ATGACTCATCGAGCCGTCGTTCGGGGCGTCGGGGTCAGTGTGGGGAACGAAGGTTCCGGCGCACCTGCGGTGGTCCTCGAAGTGAGAGGCGAACTGCTCCCGATTTACGTGAGTGCAGACCAAGCGCAGTCGATGCAACTCGCCATGCGCGGGCGGCAGTTCGAGCGCCCGCTTACCCACGACCTCCTCGTGGACATGGTCGCAGAGTTCGGCGGTGCAATCGACCAGGTCCGCATCGACGACCTCGCGGATGGCACCTTTTTTGCGAAAATCGACGCAGAACAGTACGTCGGCGGCGAGGGTCGCGAACTCGTCTTCGACGCCCGCCCGAGTGACGCCATCGCCATCGCACTGCGCGCAGACTGCCCGATTTTCGTCTCCGACGCCGTCGTAGACCGGGCAGGTTACCAACCAGAAGAGTTCTCGCTGCAAGGCTTCGACGAGTTCGACTGA